A portion of the Malania oleifera isolate guangnan ecotype guangnan chromosome 3, ASM2987363v1, whole genome shotgun sequence genome contains these proteins:
- the LOC131151669 gene encoding uncharacterized protein LOC131151669 isoform X2 produces MVEEMPPLRSPGFVDPGWEHGVAQDDRKKKVKCNYCGKIVSGGIYRLKQHLARVSGEVTYCEKAPEEVYLKMKENLQGCRSSKKPRQSEDDEQTFLNFHSNDDEEEEEHVGYSGKGKQLMVDSNLVINLAPLRSLGYVDPGWEHGIAQDERKKKVKCNYCEKVVSGGINRFKQHLARIPGEVAPCKNAPEEVYLKIKENMKWHRTGRRHRRPDAKEISAFYMQSDNEDEEEEQEEDSVHHMSKGKLIIGGKRLGKDLRKSPTGMYSGSGSGALLKRSRLDSVVLQSPRTQIPSSYKQVKVKTGSSRRSRKEVISAICKFFYHAGVPSHAANSPYFNRMLDLVGQYGQGLTSPPSRLISGRFLQDEMTAIRNYLVEYKASWAITGCSIMADSWRDTQDRTLINFLVSCPHGVYFVSSVDASHIVEDSTNLFKLLDKVVEEIGEEHVVQVITHNTPSYKAAGKMLEEKRRNLFWTPCASYCIDRMLEDFVKIKWVGECMEKGQKITKFIYNQVGLLNLMKKEFTGELELLRPAITRHASSFATLENLLEHRISLKRMFQSNKWLLSRFSKSDEGREVEKIVLNATFWKKMHYVRKSVDPIMQVLQKVNSDEKLSMASIYNDMYRAKLAIRSIHNDDARKYGPFCSVIDIHWNSLLHHPLYMAAYFLNPSFRYRPDFIAPEVIRGLNECIVRLEPDNARRVSASMQISDFNSAKADFGTELAISTRTELDPAAWWQQHGINCLELQRIAVRILSQACSSFGCEHNWSIYDQIHNQRRNRLAQKRLNELIYVHYNLRLRERQLRKISSDSISLDSVLVETLLEDWIVEAGKQNLHEDEVSFKEILYNEMEEADAYENDLTEFEDGAAEAQKGSYEMVALADVESYDINPSNVGAASDDDTDLNFLDDDLSD; encoded by the exons ATGGTTGAAGAAATGCCTCCACTTCGCTCCCCTGGATTTGTTGACCCTGGATGGGAGCACGGCGTTGCTCAAGATGACAGGAAGAAGAAGGTCAAGTGCAATTATTGTGGAAAAATAGTTAGTGGCGGGATATATAGACTGAAGCAACATCTAGCTCGAGTTTCGGGGGAAGTAACATATTGCGAGAAAGCTCCAgaagaagtatatttgaaaatgaaagaaaacctGCAAGGATGTCGTTCAAGCAAGAAACCGAGGCAGTCTGAAGATGATGAACAAACATTTTTGAATTTCCATTccaatgatgatgaagaagaggaagagcaTGTTGGGTATTCAGGCAAAGGAAAGCAGTTGATGGTTGATAGTAATTTGGTTATAAATTTGGCTCCCCTTCGGTCATTAGGATATGTTGACCCTGGGTGGGAGCATGGCATTGCTCAAGACGAGAGGAAGAAAAAAGTAAAATGCAATTACTGTGAGAAAGTAGTTAGTGGGGGTATTAATCGGTTTAAACAACACCTAGCCAGAATACCTGGAGAAGTAGCACCTTGTAAAAATGCTCCTGAGGAAGTATATCTTAAAATAAAAGAGAATATGAAATGGCATCGAACTGGGAGGAGGCATAGACGACCTGATGCAAAGGAGATATCAGCTTTTTACATGCAATCAGAtaatgaagatgaagaggagGAGCAAGAGGAAGATTCTGTACACCATATGAGCAAGGGAAAACTAATAATTGGTGGTAAGAGGTTGGGAAAAGACTTGAGAAAATCACCTACGGGGATGTACTCTGGTAGTGGTTCTGGGGCATTATTGAAAAGATCTAGATTGGATTCTGTTGTTTTGCAGTCTCCAAGGACTCAGATCCCATCATCTTACAAGCAAGTGAAAGTGAAAACTGGATCCAGTAGAAGATCCCGCAAGGAAGTTATTTCTGCAATTTGCAAATTTTTTTATCATGCAGGAGTTCCATCACACGCAGCAAATTCCCCCTACTTTAATAGGATGTTGGACTTGGTTGGTCAATATGGCCAAGGTTTAACAAGTCCTCCAAGTCGACTGATATCTGGTCGTTTTCTACAGGATGAAATGACAGCCATCAGAAACTATTTAGTTGAGTATAAAGCGTCTTGGGCAATTACCGGTTGTTCTATCATGGCAGATAGTTGGCGGGATACACAGGATAGAACATTAATCAACTTTCTGGTTTCTTGCCCCCATGGTGTGTATTTTGTTTCGTCAGTTGATGCCAGTCATATCGTTGAGGATTCTACAAACTTGTTTAAGTTGCTTGACAAAGTGGTGGAGGAGATAGGTGaggagcatgttgtgcag GTAATCACTCACAACACTCCCAGTTATAAGGCTGCTGGGAAGATGCTTGAAGAGAAAAGAAGGAATTTATTCTGGACACCATGTGCTTCCTATTGTATTGATCGGATGCTTGAAGATTTTGTGAAGATAAAGTGGGTAGGAGAGTGCATGGAGAAAGGCCAAAAAATTACAAAGTTCATCTACAACCAGGTTGGGTTATTAAATCTCATGAAAAAAGAATTCACTGGGGAGCTGGAACTTCTGAGGCCCGCCATTACTCGACATGCCTCTAGCTTTGCTACTTTGGAAAACTTACTGGAACATAGAATTAGTCTCAAAAGGATGTTCCAGTCAAACAAATGGCTTTTATCTCGGTTCTCAAAATCGGATGAGGGTAGAGAGGTGGAGAAAATTGTATTAAATgctacattttggaaaaagatgcACTACGTTCGGAAATCAGTGGACCCCATTATGCAAGTGCTTCAAAAGGTCAATAGCGATGAAAAACTTTCTATGGCATCCATCTATAATGATATGTACAGGGCAAAGCTTGCAATTAGATCAATTCATAATGATGATGCGCGTAAATATGGACCATTCTGCAGTGTGATTGACATACACTGGAATTCGTTGTTACACCACCCTTTATATATGGCTGCTTATTTCTTAAATCCTTCATTCCGATATCGCCCTGATTTCATAGCG CCAGAAGTGATACGTGGACTGAATGAATGCATTGTTCGACTAGAGCCAGACAATGCCAGAAGGGTTTCTGCGTCCATGCAG ATTTCTGATTTTAACTCTGCAAAAGCTGATTTTGGAACTGAATTGGCAATTAGTACAAGAACAGAGCTTGATCCAG CTGCATGGTGGCAACAACATGGGATAAATTGCTTAGAGTTGCAACGAATAGCTGTTCGCATATTGAGTCAGGCATGCTCGTCTTTTGGTTGTGAACATAATTGGAGTATATATGATCAGATCCATAACCAGAGGCGCAATCGTTTAGCTCAGAAAAGATTAAATGAGCTTATCTATGTTCACTACAACTTGCGACTTAGGGAACGCCAATTAAGAAAAATTTCAAGTGATTCAATCTCCCTTGACAGTGTTCTTGTAGAAACTTTACTAGAAGACTGGATTGTGGAGGCAGGGAAACAGAACTTGCATGAAGATGAGGTATCTTTCAAG GAAATCCTTTATAACGAAATGGAAGAAGCTGATGCATATGAAAATGACTTGACTGAGTTTGAAGATGGGGCTGCAGAGGCTCAGAAAGGATCCTATGAGATGGTAGCTCTGGCTGATGTAGAATCCTATGATATTAATCCCTCCAATGTTGGGGCTGCCAGTGATGATGATACAGACCTCAATTTTCTTGATGATGATTTGAGTGATTAG
- the LOC131151669 gene encoding uncharacterized protein LOC131151669 isoform X1 has translation MVEEMPPLRSPGFVDPGWEHGVAQDDRKKKVKCNYCGKIVSGGIYRLKQHLARVSGEVTYCEKAPEEVYLKMKENLQGCRSSKKPRQSEDDEQTFLNFHSNDDEEEEEHVGYSGKGKQLMVDSNLVINLAPLRSLGYVDPGWEHGIAQDERKKKVKCNYCEKVVSGGINRFKQHLARIPGEVAPCKNAPEEVYLKIKENMKWHRTGRRHRRPDAKEISAFYMQSDNEDEEEEQEEDSVHHMSKGKLIIGGKRLGKDLRKSPTGMYSGSGSGALLKRSRLDSVVLQSPRTQIPSSYKQVKVKTGSSRRSRKEVISAICKFFYHAGVPSHAANSPYFNRMLDLVGQYGQGLTSPPSRLISGRFLQDEMTAIRNYLVEYKASWAITGCSIMADSWRDTQDRTLINFLVSCPHGVYFVSSVDASHIVEDSTNLFKLLDKVVEEIGEEHVVQVITHNTPSYKAAGKMLEEKRRNLFWTPCASYCIDRMLEDFVKIKWVGECMEKGQKITKFIYNQVGLLNLMKKEFTGELELLRPAITRHASSFATLENLLEHRISLKRMFQSNKWLLSRFSKSDEGREVEKIVLNATFWKKMHYVRKSVDPIMQVLQKVNSDEKLSMASIYNDMYRAKLAIRSIHNDDARKYGPFCSVIDIHWNSLLHHPLYMAAYFLNPSFRYRPDFIAQPEVIRGLNECIVRLEPDNARRVSASMQISDFNSAKADFGTELAISTRTELDPAAWWQQHGINCLELQRIAVRILSQACSSFGCEHNWSIYDQIHNQRRNRLAQKRLNELIYVHYNLRLRERQLRKISSDSISLDSVLVETLLEDWIVEAGKQNLHEDEVSFKEILYNEMEEADAYENDLTEFEDGAAEAQKGSYEMVALADVESYDINPSNVGAASDDDTDLNFLDDDLSD, from the exons ATGGTTGAAGAAATGCCTCCACTTCGCTCCCCTGGATTTGTTGACCCTGGATGGGAGCACGGCGTTGCTCAAGATGACAGGAAGAAGAAGGTCAAGTGCAATTATTGTGGAAAAATAGTTAGTGGCGGGATATATAGACTGAAGCAACATCTAGCTCGAGTTTCGGGGGAAGTAACATATTGCGAGAAAGCTCCAgaagaagtatatttgaaaatgaaagaaaacctGCAAGGATGTCGTTCAAGCAAGAAACCGAGGCAGTCTGAAGATGATGAACAAACATTTTTGAATTTCCATTccaatgatgatgaagaagaggaagagcaTGTTGGGTATTCAGGCAAAGGAAAGCAGTTGATGGTTGATAGTAATTTGGTTATAAATTTGGCTCCCCTTCGGTCATTAGGATATGTTGACCCTGGGTGGGAGCATGGCATTGCTCAAGACGAGAGGAAGAAAAAAGTAAAATGCAATTACTGTGAGAAAGTAGTTAGTGGGGGTATTAATCGGTTTAAACAACACCTAGCCAGAATACCTGGAGAAGTAGCACCTTGTAAAAATGCTCCTGAGGAAGTATATCTTAAAATAAAAGAGAATATGAAATGGCATCGAACTGGGAGGAGGCATAGACGACCTGATGCAAAGGAGATATCAGCTTTTTACATGCAATCAGAtaatgaagatgaagaggagGAGCAAGAGGAAGATTCTGTACACCATATGAGCAAGGGAAAACTAATAATTGGTGGTAAGAGGTTGGGAAAAGACTTGAGAAAATCACCTACGGGGATGTACTCTGGTAGTGGTTCTGGGGCATTATTGAAAAGATCTAGATTGGATTCTGTTGTTTTGCAGTCTCCAAGGACTCAGATCCCATCATCTTACAAGCAAGTGAAAGTGAAAACTGGATCCAGTAGAAGATCCCGCAAGGAAGTTATTTCTGCAATTTGCAAATTTTTTTATCATGCAGGAGTTCCATCACACGCAGCAAATTCCCCCTACTTTAATAGGATGTTGGACTTGGTTGGTCAATATGGCCAAGGTTTAACAAGTCCTCCAAGTCGACTGATATCTGGTCGTTTTCTACAGGATGAAATGACAGCCATCAGAAACTATTTAGTTGAGTATAAAGCGTCTTGGGCAATTACCGGTTGTTCTATCATGGCAGATAGTTGGCGGGATACACAGGATAGAACATTAATCAACTTTCTGGTTTCTTGCCCCCATGGTGTGTATTTTGTTTCGTCAGTTGATGCCAGTCATATCGTTGAGGATTCTACAAACTTGTTTAAGTTGCTTGACAAAGTGGTGGAGGAGATAGGTGaggagcatgttgtgcag GTAATCACTCACAACACTCCCAGTTATAAGGCTGCTGGGAAGATGCTTGAAGAGAAAAGAAGGAATTTATTCTGGACACCATGTGCTTCCTATTGTATTGATCGGATGCTTGAAGATTTTGTGAAGATAAAGTGGGTAGGAGAGTGCATGGAGAAAGGCCAAAAAATTACAAAGTTCATCTACAACCAGGTTGGGTTATTAAATCTCATGAAAAAAGAATTCACTGGGGAGCTGGAACTTCTGAGGCCCGCCATTACTCGACATGCCTCTAGCTTTGCTACTTTGGAAAACTTACTGGAACATAGAATTAGTCTCAAAAGGATGTTCCAGTCAAACAAATGGCTTTTATCTCGGTTCTCAAAATCGGATGAGGGTAGAGAGGTGGAGAAAATTGTATTAAATgctacattttggaaaaagatgcACTACGTTCGGAAATCAGTGGACCCCATTATGCAAGTGCTTCAAAAGGTCAATAGCGATGAAAAACTTTCTATGGCATCCATCTATAATGATATGTACAGGGCAAAGCTTGCAATTAGATCAATTCATAATGATGATGCGCGTAAATATGGACCATTCTGCAGTGTGATTGACATACACTGGAATTCGTTGTTACACCACCCTTTATATATGGCTGCTTATTTCTTAAATCCTTCATTCCGATATCGCCCTGATTTCATAGCG CAGCCAGAAGTGATACGTGGACTGAATGAATGCATTGTTCGACTAGAGCCAGACAATGCCAGAAGGGTTTCTGCGTCCATGCAG ATTTCTGATTTTAACTCTGCAAAAGCTGATTTTGGAACTGAATTGGCAATTAGTACAAGAACAGAGCTTGATCCAG CTGCATGGTGGCAACAACATGGGATAAATTGCTTAGAGTTGCAACGAATAGCTGTTCGCATATTGAGTCAGGCATGCTCGTCTTTTGGTTGTGAACATAATTGGAGTATATATGATCAGATCCATAACCAGAGGCGCAATCGTTTAGCTCAGAAAAGATTAAATGAGCTTATCTATGTTCACTACAACTTGCGACTTAGGGAACGCCAATTAAGAAAAATTTCAAGTGATTCAATCTCCCTTGACAGTGTTCTTGTAGAAACTTTACTAGAAGACTGGATTGTGGAGGCAGGGAAACAGAACTTGCATGAAGATGAGGTATCTTTCAAG GAAATCCTTTATAACGAAATGGAAGAAGCTGATGCATATGAAAATGACTTGACTGAGTTTGAAGATGGGGCTGCAGAGGCTCAGAAAGGATCCTATGAGATGGTAGCTCTGGCTGATGTAGAATCCTATGATATTAATCCCTCCAATGTTGGGGCTGCCAGTGATGATGATACAGACCTCAATTTTCTTGATGATGATTTGAGTGATTAG
- the LOC131151669 gene encoding uncharacterized protein LOC131151669 isoform X4, with amino-acid sequence MVEEMPPLRSPGFVDPGWEHGVAQDDRKKKVKCNYCGKIVSGGIYRLKQHLARVSGEVTYCEKAPEEVYLKMKENLQGCRSSKKPRQSEDDEQTFLNFHSNDDEEEEEHVGYSGKGKQLMVDSNLVINLAPLRSLGYVDPGWEHGIAQDERKKKVKCNYCEKVVSGGINRFKQHLARIPGEVAPCKNAPEEVYLKIKENMKWHRTGRRHRRPDAKEISAFYMQSDNEDEEEEQEEDSVHHMSKGKLIIGGKRLGKDLRKSPTGMYSGSGSGALLKRSRLDSVVLQSPRTQIPSSYKQVKVKTGSSRRSRKEVISAICKFFYHAGVPSHAANSPYFNRMLDLVGQYGQGLTSPPSRLISGRFLQDEMTAIRNYLVEYKASWAITGCSIMADSWRDTQDRTLINFLVSCPHGVYFVSSVDASHIVEDSTNLFKLLDKVVEEIGEEHVVQVITHNTPSYKAAGKMLEEKRRNLFWTPCASYCIDRMLEDFVKIKWVGECMEKGQKITKFIYNQVGLLNLMKKEFTGELELLRPAITRHASSFATLENLLEHRISLKRMFQSNKWLLSRFSKSDEGREVEKIVLNATFWKKMHYVRKSVDPIMQVLQKVNSDEKLSMASIYNDMYRAKLAIRSIHNDDARKYGPFCSVIDIHWNSLLHHPLYMAAYFLNPSFRYRPDFIAPEVIRGLNECIVRLEPDNARRVSASMQISDFNSAKADFGTELAISTRTELDPAAWWQQHGINCLELQRIAVRILSQACSSFGCEHNWSIYDQIHNQRRNRLAQKRLNELIYVHYNLRLRERQLRKISSDSISLDSVLVETLLEDWIVEAGKQNLHEDEEILYNEMEEADAYENDLTEFEDGAAEAQKGSYEMVALADVESYDINPSNVGAASDDDTDLNFLDDDLSD; translated from the exons ATGGTTGAAGAAATGCCTCCACTTCGCTCCCCTGGATTTGTTGACCCTGGATGGGAGCACGGCGTTGCTCAAGATGACAGGAAGAAGAAGGTCAAGTGCAATTATTGTGGAAAAATAGTTAGTGGCGGGATATATAGACTGAAGCAACATCTAGCTCGAGTTTCGGGGGAAGTAACATATTGCGAGAAAGCTCCAgaagaagtatatttgaaaatgaaagaaaacctGCAAGGATGTCGTTCAAGCAAGAAACCGAGGCAGTCTGAAGATGATGAACAAACATTTTTGAATTTCCATTccaatgatgatgaagaagaggaagagcaTGTTGGGTATTCAGGCAAAGGAAAGCAGTTGATGGTTGATAGTAATTTGGTTATAAATTTGGCTCCCCTTCGGTCATTAGGATATGTTGACCCTGGGTGGGAGCATGGCATTGCTCAAGACGAGAGGAAGAAAAAAGTAAAATGCAATTACTGTGAGAAAGTAGTTAGTGGGGGTATTAATCGGTTTAAACAACACCTAGCCAGAATACCTGGAGAAGTAGCACCTTGTAAAAATGCTCCTGAGGAAGTATATCTTAAAATAAAAGAGAATATGAAATGGCATCGAACTGGGAGGAGGCATAGACGACCTGATGCAAAGGAGATATCAGCTTTTTACATGCAATCAGAtaatgaagatgaagaggagGAGCAAGAGGAAGATTCTGTACACCATATGAGCAAGGGAAAACTAATAATTGGTGGTAAGAGGTTGGGAAAAGACTTGAGAAAATCACCTACGGGGATGTACTCTGGTAGTGGTTCTGGGGCATTATTGAAAAGATCTAGATTGGATTCTGTTGTTTTGCAGTCTCCAAGGACTCAGATCCCATCATCTTACAAGCAAGTGAAAGTGAAAACTGGATCCAGTAGAAGATCCCGCAAGGAAGTTATTTCTGCAATTTGCAAATTTTTTTATCATGCAGGAGTTCCATCACACGCAGCAAATTCCCCCTACTTTAATAGGATGTTGGACTTGGTTGGTCAATATGGCCAAGGTTTAACAAGTCCTCCAAGTCGACTGATATCTGGTCGTTTTCTACAGGATGAAATGACAGCCATCAGAAACTATTTAGTTGAGTATAAAGCGTCTTGGGCAATTACCGGTTGTTCTATCATGGCAGATAGTTGGCGGGATACACAGGATAGAACATTAATCAACTTTCTGGTTTCTTGCCCCCATGGTGTGTATTTTGTTTCGTCAGTTGATGCCAGTCATATCGTTGAGGATTCTACAAACTTGTTTAAGTTGCTTGACAAAGTGGTGGAGGAGATAGGTGaggagcatgttgtgcag GTAATCACTCACAACACTCCCAGTTATAAGGCTGCTGGGAAGATGCTTGAAGAGAAAAGAAGGAATTTATTCTGGACACCATGTGCTTCCTATTGTATTGATCGGATGCTTGAAGATTTTGTGAAGATAAAGTGGGTAGGAGAGTGCATGGAGAAAGGCCAAAAAATTACAAAGTTCATCTACAACCAGGTTGGGTTATTAAATCTCATGAAAAAAGAATTCACTGGGGAGCTGGAACTTCTGAGGCCCGCCATTACTCGACATGCCTCTAGCTTTGCTACTTTGGAAAACTTACTGGAACATAGAATTAGTCTCAAAAGGATGTTCCAGTCAAACAAATGGCTTTTATCTCGGTTCTCAAAATCGGATGAGGGTAGAGAGGTGGAGAAAATTGTATTAAATgctacattttggaaaaagatgcACTACGTTCGGAAATCAGTGGACCCCATTATGCAAGTGCTTCAAAAGGTCAATAGCGATGAAAAACTTTCTATGGCATCCATCTATAATGATATGTACAGGGCAAAGCTTGCAATTAGATCAATTCATAATGATGATGCGCGTAAATATGGACCATTCTGCAGTGTGATTGACATACACTGGAATTCGTTGTTACACCACCCTTTATATATGGCTGCTTATTTCTTAAATCCTTCATTCCGATATCGCCCTGATTTCATAGCG CCAGAAGTGATACGTGGACTGAATGAATGCATTGTTCGACTAGAGCCAGACAATGCCAGAAGGGTTTCTGCGTCCATGCAG ATTTCTGATTTTAACTCTGCAAAAGCTGATTTTGGAACTGAATTGGCAATTAGTACAAGAACAGAGCTTGATCCAG CTGCATGGTGGCAACAACATGGGATAAATTGCTTAGAGTTGCAACGAATAGCTGTTCGCATATTGAGTCAGGCATGCTCGTCTTTTGGTTGTGAACATAATTGGAGTATATATGATCAGATCCATAACCAGAGGCGCAATCGTTTAGCTCAGAAAAGATTAAATGAGCTTATCTATGTTCACTACAACTTGCGACTTAGGGAACGCCAATTAAGAAAAATTTCAAGTGATTCAATCTCCCTTGACAGTGTTCTTGTAGAAACTTTACTAGAAGACTGGATTGTGGAGGCAGGGAAACAGAACTTGCATGAAGATGAG GAAATCCTTTATAACGAAATGGAAGAAGCTGATGCATATGAAAATGACTTGACTGAGTTTGAAGATGGGGCTGCAGAGGCTCAGAAAGGATCCTATGAGATGGTAGCTCTGGCTGATGTAGAATCCTATGATATTAATCCCTCCAATGTTGGGGCTGCCAGTGATGATGATACAGACCTCAATTTTCTTGATGATGATTTGAGTGATTAG
- the LOC131151669 gene encoding uncharacterized protein LOC131151669 isoform X3: MVEEMPPLRSPGFVDPGWEHGVAQDDRKKKVKCNYCGKIVSGGIYRLKQHLARVSGEVTYCEKAPEEVYLKMKENLQGCRSSKKPRQSEDDEQTFLNFHSNDDEEEEEHVGYSGKGKQLMVDSNLVINLAPLRSLGYVDPGWEHGIAQDERKKKVKCNYCEKVVSGGINRFKQHLARIPGEVAPCKNAPEEVYLKIKENMKWHRTGRRHRRPDAKEISAFYMQSDNEDEEEEQEEDSVHHMSKGKLIIGGKRLGKDLRKSPTGMYSGSGSGALLKRSRLDSVVLQSPRTQIPSSYKQVKVKTGSSRRSRKEVISAICKFFYHAGVPSHAANSPYFNRMLDLVGQYGQGLTSPPSRLISGRFLQDEMTAIRNYLVEYKASWAITGCSIMADSWRDTQDRTLINFLVSCPHGVYFVSSVDASHIVEDSTNLFKLLDKVVEEIGEEHVVQVITHNTPSYKAAGKMLEEKRRNLFWTPCASYCIDRMLEDFVKIKWVGECMEKGQKITKFIYNQVGLLNLMKKEFTGELELLRPAITRHASSFATLENLLEHRISLKRMFQSNKWLLSRFSKSDEGREVEKIVLNATFWKKMHYVRKSVDPIMQVLQKVNSDEKLSMASIYNDMYRAKLAIRSIHNDDARKYGPFCSVIDIHWNSLLHHPLYMAAYFLNPSFRYRPDFIAQPEVIRGLNECIVRLEPDNARRVSASMQISDFNSAKADFGTELAISTRTELDPAAWWQQHGINCLELQRIAVRILSQACSSFGCEHNWSIYDQIHNQRRNRLAQKRLNELIYVHYNLRLRERQLRKISSDSISLDSVLVETLLEDWIVEAGKQNLHEDEEILYNEMEEADAYENDLTEFEDGAAEAQKGSYEMVALADVESYDINPSNVGAASDDDTDLNFLDDDLSD, translated from the exons ATGGTTGAAGAAATGCCTCCACTTCGCTCCCCTGGATTTGTTGACCCTGGATGGGAGCACGGCGTTGCTCAAGATGACAGGAAGAAGAAGGTCAAGTGCAATTATTGTGGAAAAATAGTTAGTGGCGGGATATATAGACTGAAGCAACATCTAGCTCGAGTTTCGGGGGAAGTAACATATTGCGAGAAAGCTCCAgaagaagtatatttgaaaatgaaagaaaacctGCAAGGATGTCGTTCAAGCAAGAAACCGAGGCAGTCTGAAGATGATGAACAAACATTTTTGAATTTCCATTccaatgatgatgaagaagaggaagagcaTGTTGGGTATTCAGGCAAAGGAAAGCAGTTGATGGTTGATAGTAATTTGGTTATAAATTTGGCTCCCCTTCGGTCATTAGGATATGTTGACCCTGGGTGGGAGCATGGCATTGCTCAAGACGAGAGGAAGAAAAAAGTAAAATGCAATTACTGTGAGAAAGTAGTTAGTGGGGGTATTAATCGGTTTAAACAACACCTAGCCAGAATACCTGGAGAAGTAGCACCTTGTAAAAATGCTCCTGAGGAAGTATATCTTAAAATAAAAGAGAATATGAAATGGCATCGAACTGGGAGGAGGCATAGACGACCTGATGCAAAGGAGATATCAGCTTTTTACATGCAATCAGAtaatgaagatgaagaggagGAGCAAGAGGAAGATTCTGTACACCATATGAGCAAGGGAAAACTAATAATTGGTGGTAAGAGGTTGGGAAAAGACTTGAGAAAATCACCTACGGGGATGTACTCTGGTAGTGGTTCTGGGGCATTATTGAAAAGATCTAGATTGGATTCTGTTGTTTTGCAGTCTCCAAGGACTCAGATCCCATCATCTTACAAGCAAGTGAAAGTGAAAACTGGATCCAGTAGAAGATCCCGCAAGGAAGTTATTTCTGCAATTTGCAAATTTTTTTATCATGCAGGAGTTCCATCACACGCAGCAAATTCCCCCTACTTTAATAGGATGTTGGACTTGGTTGGTCAATATGGCCAAGGTTTAACAAGTCCTCCAAGTCGACTGATATCTGGTCGTTTTCTACAGGATGAAATGACAGCCATCAGAAACTATTTAGTTGAGTATAAAGCGTCTTGGGCAATTACCGGTTGTTCTATCATGGCAGATAGTTGGCGGGATACACAGGATAGAACATTAATCAACTTTCTGGTTTCTTGCCCCCATGGTGTGTATTTTGTTTCGTCAGTTGATGCCAGTCATATCGTTGAGGATTCTACAAACTTGTTTAAGTTGCTTGACAAAGTGGTGGAGGAGATAGGTGaggagcatgttgtgcag GTAATCACTCACAACACTCCCAGTTATAAGGCTGCTGGGAAGATGCTTGAAGAGAAAAGAAGGAATTTATTCTGGACACCATGTGCTTCCTATTGTATTGATCGGATGCTTGAAGATTTTGTGAAGATAAAGTGGGTAGGAGAGTGCATGGAGAAAGGCCAAAAAATTACAAAGTTCATCTACAACCAGGTTGGGTTATTAAATCTCATGAAAAAAGAATTCACTGGGGAGCTGGAACTTCTGAGGCCCGCCATTACTCGACATGCCTCTAGCTTTGCTACTTTGGAAAACTTACTGGAACATAGAATTAGTCTCAAAAGGATGTTCCAGTCAAACAAATGGCTTTTATCTCGGTTCTCAAAATCGGATGAGGGTAGAGAGGTGGAGAAAATTGTATTAAATgctacattttggaaaaagatgcACTACGTTCGGAAATCAGTGGACCCCATTATGCAAGTGCTTCAAAAGGTCAATAGCGATGAAAAACTTTCTATGGCATCCATCTATAATGATATGTACAGGGCAAAGCTTGCAATTAGATCAATTCATAATGATGATGCGCGTAAATATGGACCATTCTGCAGTGTGATTGACATACACTGGAATTCGTTGTTACACCACCCTTTATATATGGCTGCTTATTTCTTAAATCCTTCATTCCGATATCGCCCTGATTTCATAGCG CAGCCAGAAGTGATACGTGGACTGAATGAATGCATTGTTCGACTAGAGCCAGACAATGCCAGAAGGGTTTCTGCGTCCATGCAG ATTTCTGATTTTAACTCTGCAAAAGCTGATTTTGGAACTGAATTGGCAATTAGTACAAGAACAGAGCTTGATCCAG CTGCATGGTGGCAACAACATGGGATAAATTGCTTAGAGTTGCAACGAATAGCTGTTCGCATATTGAGTCAGGCATGCTCGTCTTTTGGTTGTGAACATAATTGGAGTATATATGATCAGATCCATAACCAGAGGCGCAATCGTTTAGCTCAGAAAAGATTAAATGAGCTTATCTATGTTCACTACAACTTGCGACTTAGGGAACGCCAATTAAGAAAAATTTCAAGTGATTCAATCTCCCTTGACAGTGTTCTTGTAGAAACTTTACTAGAAGACTGGATTGTGGAGGCAGGGAAACAGAACTTGCATGAAGATGAG GAAATCCTTTATAACGAAATGGAAGAAGCTGATGCATATGAAAATGACTTGACTGAGTTTGAAGATGGGGCTGCAGAGGCTCAGAAAGGATCCTATGAGATGGTAGCTCTGGCTGATGTAGAATCCTATGATATTAATCCCTCCAATGTTGGGGCTGCCAGTGATGATGATACAGACCTCAATTTTCTTGATGATGATTTGAGTGATTAG